The Pungitius pungitius chromosome 8, fPunPun2.1, whole genome shotgun sequence genome has a window encoding:
- the nfasca gene encoding neurofascin homolog (chicken) a isoform X13, translating to MLGQGGHRVLALMSLVLTLWHEAAPIEVPQDPKILQDLKQPPTIVKQSVKDYIVDPRDNIIIECEAKGNPVPTFSWRRNGKFFNIGKDPRVTMRKRSGTLEIGFRSGGRPEDYEGEYQCFATNDLGVALSNKILLRVSKAPLWPKEVLEPVVVPEGNSLVLNCSPPPGLPPPFTFWMNSAMTPIPQDKRVSMGLNGDLYFSNVLTKDAHTDYSCNARFLFTHTIQQKNPFTLKVLTKEPYNDTSYNATDTYGGRKVAESTPTFLSPSGSESSKMVLRDEQLLLECIAAGLPTPTIKWFKKGGDLPGRKVKFDNYNKTLKIINVSEEDAGEYVCMANNHLGSIRHSIFVQVKAAPYWLDKPSNVVLAPEENGRLVCRANGNPKPNIQWLINGQPIESTPHSTSRQMFGDTIIFRSVQMGSSAVYQCNASNQHGYLLANAFVSVLDMPPRMLGPKNQLIKVIENNRTFLDCPFFGSPLPELRWFKNGQGSGLDGGHYSIHINGTLEIKRAKAEDEGTYTCVANSMLGKAENQVRLEVKEPTRIIRAPERQSAVRGSVARFECKVKSDPSLPITVAWTKDDKPLALRWRLQKDEESLTISDVNEEDEGTYTCAVTSEIDQDSASARLTVLEEASLNPSVSSALPPDHPDPPMDLDLSDPAARSVRLTWIPGNDHRSPVTQFLVQFEEDRWEPGRWQDLSTYPGDLNSVILQLAPFVNYQFRVIAINAVGRSQPSRPSPRYKTSGAAPDAIPRGLRGWGSKKDNMEITWEPLLDLERNGPNLHYSVWWRRKDLGEGWSNVTTVGSKHVVHNTETYISYEIKVQARNEFGQGPESNVVVGYSGEDKPIYAPTDLRVSKFDSTKAVLHWKPVDLSSVQGEFKEYRLYFWRESSLVPGLVVSKEKKTKGFYSIAAEPSGILSDLVPYSRYKMFLVVANNLFESPPSNTVEVTTHEGVPDAPKFFRINRRTFDTIHLEWDKPLEPNGILIGYQLKYQIVNGSRVGRAQLETLPPNVTQFNVRLPERSTRYKFYLSALTQVGAGEVYAEESPHFANEENLTDSTVLVELTDASVASAFSPTPPPLAPLPPTTMTPTTISTSTSATPTTSLPTTTATTPSTTTAATAEATTTTTTAELVTIKRTDQNVLVAHGREIWNLTVEPNSNYANVSWRHNFPAGSSEFVLEFTLDSDKSVKVVPVKQQPPITVADLIAGAKYQLRVYSHELNSVSSKSFIFKTKPGEAPLGQVELGFQPVEVIVAFL from the exons tgAAGCAGCCCCCCACCATAGTCAAACAGTCCGTGAAGGACTACATTGTCGACCCCAGAGATAACATCATCATTGAGTGTGAGGCCAAGGGCAACCCAGTGCCAAC GTTCTCATGGCGAAGGAACGGAAAGTTTTTCAACATCGGGAAAGATCCCAGGGTGACAATGCGGAAACGCTCTGGAACTCTAGAGATCGGTTTCCGTAGCGGAGGACGACCGGAGGACTATGAGGGGGAATACCAGTGTTTTGCCACCAATGACCTTGGAGTGGCTCTGTCCAACAAAATCCTGCTGCGTGTCTCCA AGGCTCCTCTCTGGCCTAAAGAAGTGCTGGAGCCAGTAGTGGTGCCTGAAGGCAACTCGCTGGTTCTGAACTGCAGCCCACCACCAGGCCTGCCTCCTCCATTCACCTTCTGGATGAACAGCG CTATGACTCCGATCCCTCAGGATAAGAGGGTTTCCATGGGTCTGAATGGGGACCTTTACTTCtccaacgttttgaccaaagATGCTCACACTGACTACAGTTGCAACGCTCGcttcctcttcacacacaccaTCCAGCAGAAGAACCCCTTCACACTCAAAGTCCTGACAA AGGAGCCGTATAATGACACGTCTTACAATGCTACTGACACCTACGGTG GCCGCAAAGTAGCTGAGTCCACGCCAACCTTCCTTTCTCCCTCGGGGAGCGAGAGCTCCAAGATGGTGCTACGGGACGAGCAACTGTTGCTGGAATGCATCGCTGCTGGACt TCCGACACCCACGATCAAGTGGTTTAAGAAGGGTGGGGACCTGCCAGGGCGCAAGGTGAAGTTTGACAACTACAACAAGACCCTAAAGATCATCAACGTGTCAGAGGAGGACGCCGGGGAGTATGTGTGCATGGCCAACAACCATTTAGGCAGCATACGCCACTCCATCTTTGTCCAGGTCAAAG CGGCTCCTTATTGGCTCGACAAACCCTCCAATGTGGTTCTCGCTCCAGAGGAAAACGGGCGCTTGGTGTGTCGAGCCAACGGCAACCCAAAACCCAACATCCAGTGGCTGATCAACGGACAGCCTATAGAAa GCACTCCCCACAGCACCAGCAGACAAATGTTTGGTGACACCATCATCTTCCGCTCAGTGCAGATGGGAAGCAGCGCTGTCTACCAGTGCAACGCCTCCAACCAGCACGGCTACCTGCTGGCCAACGCCTTCGTCAGCGTCCTCG ACATGCCTCCGAGGATGCTGGGCCCTAAAAACCAGCTGATCAAAGTCATCGAGAACAACCGCACCTTCCTTGACTGTCCCTTTTTCGGTTCTCCTCTGCCGGAACTACGCTG GTTTAAGAACGGACAGGGCAGTGGGCTGGACGGAGGTCACTACAGCATTCATATTAATGGCACCCTGGAGATCAAACGGGCCAAAGCAGAGGACGAGGGCACCTACACCTGTGTGGCCAACAGCATGCTGGGCAAGGCCGAGAACCAGGTCCgtctggaggtcaaag AGCCGACGCGTATCATTCGAGCACCGGAGCGCCAGTCGGCCGTTAGGGGATCCGTGGCTCGCTTTGAGTGTAAGGTGAAGTCTGATCCCAGCCTGCCCATCACTGTGGCTTGGACCAAGGACGACAAACCTCTGGCCCTGCGTTGGAG GCTGCAGAAAGACGAGGAGTCGTTGACCATCTCCGATGtgaacgaggaggacgagggaacCTACACCTGTGCTGTTACATCTGAGATAGACCAGGACTCAGCCTCAGCCCGCCTCACGGTCTTAG AGGAAGCCTCCCTCAACCCCTCAGTCTCTAGTGCCTTGCCTCCAG ACCACCCAGACCCTCCCATGGATCTGGACCTGTCAGACCCTGCAGCCCGCAGCGTTCGCCTCACCTGGATCCCCGGAAACGACCACCGGAGCCCTGTCACGc AATTCCTGGTCCAATTTGAGGAGGACCGTTGGGAGCCGGGCAGGTGGCAGGACCTGTCCACATACCCAGGGGACCTCAACTCTGTCATCCTGCAGCTCGCCCCCTTCGTTAACTACCAGTTCAGGGTCATCGCCATCAACGCAGTGGGCCGGAGTCAACCCAGCCGGCCCTCGCCACGGTACAAGACCAGCGGAGCCG CCCCAGATGCCATCCCCAGAGGTCTACGAGGATGGGGATCAAAGAAGGACAATATGGAGATAACCTGGGAG CCTCTGCTTGATCTGGAGAGGAACGGGCCAAACCTGCACTACAGCGTGTGGTGGAGACGGAAGGATTTGGGAGAAGGGTGGAGTAACGTGACCACAGTTGGATCCAAACATGTCGTCCACAACACAGAGACCTACATTTCTTACGAGATCAAAGTACAGGCCAGGAACGAGTTTGGACAAGGACCAGAGTCCAATGTGGTAGTTGGATACTCTGGAGAGGACA aaCCCATCTACGCTCCCACTGACCTGCGGGTGTCAAAGTTTGACAGCACAAAGGCCGTCTTGCACTGGAAGCCTGTGGACCTGAGCTCTGTGCAGGGAGAATTCAAGGAGTACCGA CTGTACTTCTGGCGTGAGTCCAGTCTGGTTCCTGGTCTAGTGGTCAGTAAGGAGAAGAAGACTAAAGGTTTCTACAGCATCGCGGCCGAACCGTCTGGCATCCTCAGCGACCTGGTGCCCTACTCGAGATACAAGATGTTCCTGGTTGTGGCTAACAACCTCTTTGAAAGTCCACCCAGCAACACCGTGGAGGTCACCACCCATGAGGGAG tgccCGATGCTCCAAAGTTTTTCAGGATTAACCGGAGAACTTTTGACACCATCCACCTTGAGTGGGACAAACCTCTGGAGCCCAACGGTATTCTGATTGGATACCAGCTCAAGTACCAAATAG TCAATGGTTCCAGAGTGGGTCGTGCCCAGTTGGAGACTCTCCCGCCTAACGTGACACAGTTTAACGTACGCCTTCCGGAACGATCTACACGCTACAAGTTCTACCTGTCAGCACTCACACAGGTGGGAGCAGGGGAGGTCTATGCTGAGGAGTCCCCTCACTTCGCCAATGAAG AAAACCTTACTGACTCCACAGTTCTAG TCGAGCTTACCGATGCCTCCGTGGCTTCAGCTTTctctcctactcctcctcctctcgctcctcttcctcctactACCATGACTCCTACAACCATTAGTACCTCAACTTCTGCCACTCCGACAACTTCTCTtcctactactactgctactactccTTCTACGACCACCGCCGCTACAGCCGAGGCGACCACTACCACAACAACTGCAGAGCTGGTCACCATCAAGCGTACTGATCAGAACGTGTTGG TGGCCCATGGGCGGGAGATCTGGAATCTGACGGTGGAGCCTAACAGTAACTACGCTAACGTCAGCTGGAGACACAACTTCCCGGCCGGCAGCAGCGAGTTTGTGCTAGAGTTCACACTGGACA GCGACAAGTCGGTGAAAGTTGTACCAGTGAAACAGCAGCCACCCATTACAGTGGCGGATCTGATCGCTGGCGCCAAGTACCAGCTGAGGGTTTACTCCCATGAGCTCAACAGCGTCAGCAGCAAATCTTTCATCTTTAAGACCAAACCAGGTGAGGCCCCACTTGGCCAGGTGGAACTGGGATTCCAGCCAG TGGAAGTAATAGTTGCATTCCTGTGA
- the nfasca gene encoding neurofascin homolog (chicken) a isoform X8 produces MLGQGGHRVLALMSLVLTLWHEAAPIEVPQDPKILQDLKQPPTIVKQSVKDYIVDPRDNIIIECEAKGNPVPTFSWRRNGKFFNIGKDPRVTMRKRSGTLEIGFRSGGRPEDYEGEYQCFATNDLGVALSNKILLRVSKAPLWPKEVLEPVVVPEGNSLVLNCSPPPGLPPPFTFWMNSAMTPIPQDKRVSMGLNGDLYFSNVLTKDAHTDYSCNARFLFTHTIQQKNPFTLKVLTKEPYNDTSYNATDTYGGRKVAESTPTFLSPSGSESSKMVLRDEQLLLECIAAGLPTPTIKWFKKGGDLPGRKVKFDNYNKTLKIINVSEEDAGEYVCMANNHLGSIRHSIFVQVKAAPYWLDKPSNVVLAPEENGRLVCRANGNPKPNIQWLINGQPIESTPHSTSRQMFGDTIIFRSVQMGSSAVYQCNASNQHGYLLANAFVSVLDMPPRMLGPKNQLIKVIENNRTFLDCPFFGSPLPELRWFKNGQGSGLDGGHYSIHINGTLEIKRAKAEDEGTYTCVANSMLGKAENQVRLEVKEPTRIIRAPERQSAVRGSVARFECKVKSDPSLPITVAWTKDDKPLALRWRLQKDEESLTISDVNEEDEGTYTCAVTSEIDQDSASARLTVLEEASLNPSVSSALPPDHPDPPMDLDLSDPAARSVRLTWIPGNDHRSPVTQFLVQFEEDRWEPGRWQDLSTYPGDLNSVILQLAPFVNYQFRVIAINAVGRSQPSRPSPRYKTSGAAPDAIPRGLRGWGSKKDNMEITWEPLLDLERNGPNLHYSVWWRRKDLGEGWSNVTTVGSKHVVHNTETYISYEIKVQARNEFGQGPESNVVVGYSGEDKPIYAPTDLRVSKFDSTKAVLHWKPVDLSSVQGEFKEYRLYFWRESSLVPGLVVSKEKKTKGFYSIAAEPSGILSDLVPYSRYKMFLVVANNLFESPPSNTVEVTTHEGVPDAPKFFRINRRTFDTIHLEWDKPLEPNGILIGYQLKYQIVNGSRVGRAQLETLPPNVTQFNVRLPERSTRYKFYLSALTQVGAGEVYAEESPHFANEENLTDSTVLVELTDASVASAFSPTPPPLAPLPPTTMTPTTISTSTSATPTTSLPTTTATTPSTTTAATAEATTTTTTAELVTIKRTDQNVLVAHGREIWNLTVEPNSNYANVSWRHNFPAGSSEFVLEFTLDSDKSVKVVPVKQQPPITVADLIAGAKYQLRVYSHELNSVSSKSFIFKTKPAYIDQVDIATQGWFIGLMCAIALIILILLIVCFIKRSRGGKYPGGGCLTGFAKYLVRDKKDLPLDPVDQKDQDGSFDYQCCWRLHWEMFL; encoded by the exons tgAAGCAGCCCCCCACCATAGTCAAACAGTCCGTGAAGGACTACATTGTCGACCCCAGAGATAACATCATCATTGAGTGTGAGGCCAAGGGCAACCCAGTGCCAAC GTTCTCATGGCGAAGGAACGGAAAGTTTTTCAACATCGGGAAAGATCCCAGGGTGACAATGCGGAAACGCTCTGGAACTCTAGAGATCGGTTTCCGTAGCGGAGGACGACCGGAGGACTATGAGGGGGAATACCAGTGTTTTGCCACCAATGACCTTGGAGTGGCTCTGTCCAACAAAATCCTGCTGCGTGTCTCCA AGGCTCCTCTCTGGCCTAAAGAAGTGCTGGAGCCAGTAGTGGTGCCTGAAGGCAACTCGCTGGTTCTGAACTGCAGCCCACCACCAGGCCTGCCTCCTCCATTCACCTTCTGGATGAACAGCG CTATGACTCCGATCCCTCAGGATAAGAGGGTTTCCATGGGTCTGAATGGGGACCTTTACTTCtccaacgttttgaccaaagATGCTCACACTGACTACAGTTGCAACGCTCGcttcctcttcacacacaccaTCCAGCAGAAGAACCCCTTCACACTCAAAGTCCTGACAA AGGAGCCGTATAATGACACGTCTTACAATGCTACTGACACCTACGGTG GCCGCAAAGTAGCTGAGTCCACGCCAACCTTCCTTTCTCCCTCGGGGAGCGAGAGCTCCAAGATGGTGCTACGGGACGAGCAACTGTTGCTGGAATGCATCGCTGCTGGACt TCCGACACCCACGATCAAGTGGTTTAAGAAGGGTGGGGACCTGCCAGGGCGCAAGGTGAAGTTTGACAACTACAACAAGACCCTAAAGATCATCAACGTGTCAGAGGAGGACGCCGGGGAGTATGTGTGCATGGCCAACAACCATTTAGGCAGCATACGCCACTCCATCTTTGTCCAGGTCAAAG CGGCTCCTTATTGGCTCGACAAACCCTCCAATGTGGTTCTCGCTCCAGAGGAAAACGGGCGCTTGGTGTGTCGAGCCAACGGCAACCCAAAACCCAACATCCAGTGGCTGATCAACGGACAGCCTATAGAAa GCACTCCCCACAGCACCAGCAGACAAATGTTTGGTGACACCATCATCTTCCGCTCAGTGCAGATGGGAAGCAGCGCTGTCTACCAGTGCAACGCCTCCAACCAGCACGGCTACCTGCTGGCCAACGCCTTCGTCAGCGTCCTCG ACATGCCTCCGAGGATGCTGGGCCCTAAAAACCAGCTGATCAAAGTCATCGAGAACAACCGCACCTTCCTTGACTGTCCCTTTTTCGGTTCTCCTCTGCCGGAACTACGCTG GTTTAAGAACGGACAGGGCAGTGGGCTGGACGGAGGTCACTACAGCATTCATATTAATGGCACCCTGGAGATCAAACGGGCCAAAGCAGAGGACGAGGGCACCTACACCTGTGTGGCCAACAGCATGCTGGGCAAGGCCGAGAACCAGGTCCgtctggaggtcaaag AGCCGACGCGTATCATTCGAGCACCGGAGCGCCAGTCGGCCGTTAGGGGATCCGTGGCTCGCTTTGAGTGTAAGGTGAAGTCTGATCCCAGCCTGCCCATCACTGTGGCTTGGACCAAGGACGACAAACCTCTGGCCCTGCGTTGGAG GCTGCAGAAAGACGAGGAGTCGTTGACCATCTCCGATGtgaacgaggaggacgagggaacCTACACCTGTGCTGTTACATCTGAGATAGACCAGGACTCAGCCTCAGCCCGCCTCACGGTCTTAG AGGAAGCCTCCCTCAACCCCTCAGTCTCTAGTGCCTTGCCTCCAG ACCACCCAGACCCTCCCATGGATCTGGACCTGTCAGACCCTGCAGCCCGCAGCGTTCGCCTCACCTGGATCCCCGGAAACGACCACCGGAGCCCTGTCACGc AATTCCTGGTCCAATTTGAGGAGGACCGTTGGGAGCCGGGCAGGTGGCAGGACCTGTCCACATACCCAGGGGACCTCAACTCTGTCATCCTGCAGCTCGCCCCCTTCGTTAACTACCAGTTCAGGGTCATCGCCATCAACGCAGTGGGCCGGAGTCAACCCAGCCGGCCCTCGCCACGGTACAAGACCAGCGGAGCCG CCCCAGATGCCATCCCCAGAGGTCTACGAGGATGGGGATCAAAGAAGGACAATATGGAGATAACCTGGGAG CCTCTGCTTGATCTGGAGAGGAACGGGCCAAACCTGCACTACAGCGTGTGGTGGAGACGGAAGGATTTGGGAGAAGGGTGGAGTAACGTGACCACAGTTGGATCCAAACATGTCGTCCACAACACAGAGACCTACATTTCTTACGAGATCAAAGTACAGGCCAGGAACGAGTTTGGACAAGGACCAGAGTCCAATGTGGTAGTTGGATACTCTGGAGAGGACA aaCCCATCTACGCTCCCACTGACCTGCGGGTGTCAAAGTTTGACAGCACAAAGGCCGTCTTGCACTGGAAGCCTGTGGACCTGAGCTCTGTGCAGGGAGAATTCAAGGAGTACCGA CTGTACTTCTGGCGTGAGTCCAGTCTGGTTCCTGGTCTAGTGGTCAGTAAGGAGAAGAAGACTAAAGGTTTCTACAGCATCGCGGCCGAACCGTCTGGCATCCTCAGCGACCTGGTGCCCTACTCGAGATACAAGATGTTCCTGGTTGTGGCTAACAACCTCTTTGAAAGTCCACCCAGCAACACCGTGGAGGTCACCACCCATGAGGGAG tgccCGATGCTCCAAAGTTTTTCAGGATTAACCGGAGAACTTTTGACACCATCCACCTTGAGTGGGACAAACCTCTGGAGCCCAACGGTATTCTGATTGGATACCAGCTCAAGTACCAAATAG TCAATGGTTCCAGAGTGGGTCGTGCCCAGTTGGAGACTCTCCCGCCTAACGTGACACAGTTTAACGTACGCCTTCCGGAACGATCTACACGCTACAAGTTCTACCTGTCAGCACTCACACAGGTGGGAGCAGGGGAGGTCTATGCTGAGGAGTCCCCTCACTTCGCCAATGAAG AAAACCTTACTGACTCCACAGTTCTAG TCGAGCTTACCGATGCCTCCGTGGCTTCAGCTTTctctcctactcctcctcctctcgctcctcttcctcctactACCATGACTCCTACAACCATTAGTACCTCAACTTCTGCCACTCCGACAACTTCTCTtcctactactactgctactactccTTCTACGACCACCGCCGCTACAGCCGAGGCGACCACTACCACAACAACTGCAGAGCTGGTCACCATCAAGCGTACTGATCAGAACGTGTTGG TGGCCCATGGGCGGGAGATCTGGAATCTGACGGTGGAGCCTAACAGTAACTACGCTAACGTCAGCTGGAGACACAACTTCCCGGCCGGCAGCAGCGAGTTTGTGCTAGAGTTCACACTGGACA GCGACAAGTCGGTGAAAGTTGTACCAGTGAAACAGCAGCCACCCATTACAGTGGCGGATCTGATCGCTGGCGCCAAGTACCAGCTGAGGGTTTACTCCCATGAGCTCAACAGCGTCAGCAGCAAATCTTTCATCTTTAAGACCAAACCAG
- the nfasca gene encoding neurofascin homolog (chicken) a isoform X18 encodes MLGQGGHRVLALMSLVLTLWHEAAPIEVPQDPKILQDLKQPPTIVKQSVKDYIVDPRDNIIIECEAKGNPVPTFSWRRNGKFFNIGKDPRVTMRKRSGTLEIGFRSGGRPEDYEGEYQCFATNDLGVALSNKILLRVSKAPLWPKEVLEPVVVPEGNSLVLNCSPPPGLPPPFTFWMNSAMTPIPQDKRVSMGLNGDLYFSNVLTKDAHTDYSCNARFLFTHTIQQKNPFTLKVLTKEPYNDTSYNATDTYGGRKVAESTPTFLSPSGSESSKMVLRDEQLLLECIAAGLPTPTIKWFKKGGDLPGRKVKFDNYNKTLKIINVSEEDAGEYVCMANNHLGSIRHSIFVQVKAAPYWLDKPSNVVLAPEENGRLVCRANGNPKPNIQWLINGQPIESTPHSTSRQMFGDTIIFRSVQMGSSAVYQCNASNQHGYLLANAFVSVLDMPPRMLGPKNQLIKVIENNRTFLDCPFFGSPLPELRWFKNGQGSGLDGGHYSIHINGTLEIKRAKAEDEGTYTCVANSMLGKAENQVRLEVKEPTRIIRAPERQSAVRGSVARFECKVKSDPSLPITVAWTKDDKPLALRWRLQKDEESLTISDVNEEDEGTYTCAVTSEIDQDSASARLTVLALCLQKEIMHVLLFTKM; translated from the exons tgAAGCAGCCCCCCACCATAGTCAAACAGTCCGTGAAGGACTACATTGTCGACCCCAGAGATAACATCATCATTGAGTGTGAGGCCAAGGGCAACCCAGTGCCAAC GTTCTCATGGCGAAGGAACGGAAAGTTTTTCAACATCGGGAAAGATCCCAGGGTGACAATGCGGAAACGCTCTGGAACTCTAGAGATCGGTTTCCGTAGCGGAGGACGACCGGAGGACTATGAGGGGGAATACCAGTGTTTTGCCACCAATGACCTTGGAGTGGCTCTGTCCAACAAAATCCTGCTGCGTGTCTCCA AGGCTCCTCTCTGGCCTAAAGAAGTGCTGGAGCCAGTAGTGGTGCCTGAAGGCAACTCGCTGGTTCTGAACTGCAGCCCACCACCAGGCCTGCCTCCTCCATTCACCTTCTGGATGAACAGCG CTATGACTCCGATCCCTCAGGATAAGAGGGTTTCCATGGGTCTGAATGGGGACCTTTACTTCtccaacgttttgaccaaagATGCTCACACTGACTACAGTTGCAACGCTCGcttcctcttcacacacaccaTCCAGCAGAAGAACCCCTTCACACTCAAAGTCCTGACAA AGGAGCCGTATAATGACACGTCTTACAATGCTACTGACACCTACGGTG GCCGCAAAGTAGCTGAGTCCACGCCAACCTTCCTTTCTCCCTCGGGGAGCGAGAGCTCCAAGATGGTGCTACGGGACGAGCAACTGTTGCTGGAATGCATCGCTGCTGGACt TCCGACACCCACGATCAAGTGGTTTAAGAAGGGTGGGGACCTGCCAGGGCGCAAGGTGAAGTTTGACAACTACAACAAGACCCTAAAGATCATCAACGTGTCAGAGGAGGACGCCGGGGAGTATGTGTGCATGGCCAACAACCATTTAGGCAGCATACGCCACTCCATCTTTGTCCAGGTCAAAG CGGCTCCTTATTGGCTCGACAAACCCTCCAATGTGGTTCTCGCTCCAGAGGAAAACGGGCGCTTGGTGTGTCGAGCCAACGGCAACCCAAAACCCAACATCCAGTGGCTGATCAACGGACAGCCTATAGAAa GCACTCCCCACAGCACCAGCAGACAAATGTTTGGTGACACCATCATCTTCCGCTCAGTGCAGATGGGAAGCAGCGCTGTCTACCAGTGCAACGCCTCCAACCAGCACGGCTACCTGCTGGCCAACGCCTTCGTCAGCGTCCTCG ACATGCCTCCGAGGATGCTGGGCCCTAAAAACCAGCTGATCAAAGTCATCGAGAACAACCGCACCTTCCTTGACTGTCCCTTTTTCGGTTCTCCTCTGCCGGAACTACGCTG GTTTAAGAACGGACAGGGCAGTGGGCTGGACGGAGGTCACTACAGCATTCATATTAATGGCACCCTGGAGATCAAACGGGCCAAAGCAGAGGACGAGGGCACCTACACCTGTGTGGCCAACAGCATGCTGGGCAAGGCCGAGAACCAGGTCCgtctggaggtcaaag AGCCGACGCGTATCATTCGAGCACCGGAGCGCCAGTCGGCCGTTAGGGGATCCGTGGCTCGCTTTGAGTGTAAGGTGAAGTCTGATCCCAGCCTGCCCATCACTGTGGCTTGGACCAAGGACGACAAACCTCTGGCCCTGCGTTGGAG GCTGCAGAAAGACGAGGAGTCGTTGACCATCTCCGATGtgaacgaggaggacgagggaacCTACACCTGTGCTGTTACATCTGAGATAGACCAGGACTCAGCCTCAGCCCGCCTCACGGTCTTAG CTCTATGTCTTCAAAAGGAAATcatgcatgttttattgtttactaaaatgtaa